One stretch of Arachis duranensis cultivar V14167 chromosome 1, aradu.V14167.gnm2.J7QH, whole genome shotgun sequence DNA includes these proteins:
- the LOC127747743 gene encoding uncharacterized protein LOC127747743, with protein sequence MGKEAEPKEMNVAEELKEENAQEITGSTLLHAPLVAQEPEVPHPQNLQEESKEEQFTQFLKIFKKLHINIPFTEVLEKMPPYMAFMESLLSEKKALNGDKIVVLTKEYIVLIQRKLPKKMSDPGSFLIPCTIGIITFEKPLCDLGSSINLMPLSMMKKLGI encoded by the coding sequence ATGGGCAAGGAGGCCGAGCCTAAGGAGATGAATGTTGCTGAGGAATTGAAGGAAGAAAATGCTCAAGAAATAACTGGAAGCACATTGTTACACGCCCCATTAGTGGCACAGGAGCCTGAAGTACCACACCCTCAGAATCTTCAAGAGGAGTCCAAGGAGGAGCAGTTCACTCAATTCTTGAAAATCTTTAAAAAGTTGcacatcaatattccttttactgaGGTGTTAGAGAAGATGCCTCCTTATATGGCCTTCATGGAAAGCCTACTCTCTGAGAAGAAGGCCTTGAATGGAGATAAAATTGTGGTCTTAACCAAAGAGTACATTGTATTGATTCAGAGAAAGCTACCCAAGAAGATGTCAGACCCAGGAAGCTTCCTGATTCCCTGTACCATTGGGATTATTACATTCGAGAAGCCACTATGTGACCTTGGCTCAAGCATAAATTTGATGCCTCTGTCTATGATGAAGAAGCTAGGAATCTAA